One window of the Bradyrhizobium sp. NP1 genome contains the following:
- a CDS encoding ABC transporter substrate-binding protein, with protein MRTFAASFVRAALQGAALSTAVTLGCVAALPAWADYKIGILMPLSGKGASYGQHQEVAMQMALEDLQKAAKGEKIETIVYDTRGENAEAINLTRKLIFNDKVLAIIGPFFSAECEVAFPIAVQNKTPIITASSAKPGIAAKNRPWAFRNALSSDQMNGYLLDVWLKRNPVKSVVVLTDVKDAFTKVDGSVVFPAELKQKNVQVLDNISYQTGDIDYSAQVTKAKGLNPDGVLIAGLYNEGGNIVREIRKQGMKQPIVGALGMSEPRFLDIAGSAADGTTVVNPFWPDDPDPKVHAWATEYEKRAKVAPGNTAALMYDTIMLARTCIEKSGVTNKPDDLAADRERIKDCLAQVKNVPGIAGPMSFNADGDAQLLPTVLVAKGGKWEAIRD; from the coding sequence ATGCGCACGTTCGCAGCATCGTTCGTGCGCGCCGCGTTGCAGGGCGCCGCGCTGTCGACAGCGGTAACGCTCGGGTGCGTCGCCGCGCTGCCCGCCTGGGCCGACTACAAGATCGGCATCCTGATGCCGCTGTCCGGCAAGGGCGCCTCCTACGGCCAGCACCAGGAAGTCGCCATGCAGATGGCGCTGGAGGATTTGCAGAAGGCTGCCAAGGGCGAGAAGATCGAGACCATCGTCTACGACACGCGCGGGGAGAACGCTGAGGCGATCAACCTCACCCGCAAGCTGATCTTCAACGACAAGGTGCTGGCGATCATCGGCCCGTTCTTCAGCGCGGAATGCGAGGTCGCGTTTCCGATCGCGGTACAGAACAAGACGCCGATCATCACCGCGTCGTCGGCCAAGCCCGGCATCGCCGCGAAGAACCGGCCGTGGGCGTTCCGCAACGCGCTGTCGTCGGACCAGATGAACGGCTATCTGCTCGACGTCTGGCTCAAACGCAACCCGGTCAAGTCGGTCGTCGTTCTCACCGACGTCAAGGACGCCTTCACCAAAGTCGACGGCAGCGTGGTGTTTCCCGCCGAGCTGAAGCAGAAGAACGTGCAGGTGCTCGACAACATCTCCTACCAGACCGGCGACATCGACTATTCGGCGCAGGTCACCAAGGCCAAGGGCCTCAATCCCGACGGCGTGCTGATTGCCGGCCTCTATAACGAAGGCGGCAACATCGTGCGCGAGATCCGCAAGCAGGGCATGAAGCAGCCGATCGTCGGCGCGCTCGGCATGTCGGAGCCGCGCTTCCTCGATATCGCGGGCTCGGCGGCCGACGGCACCACGGTGGTCAACCCGTTCTGGCCCGACGATCCCGATCCGAAGGTGCACGCCTGGGCGACCGAATACGAGAAGCGGGCCAAGGTGGCGCCGGGCAACACCGCGGCGCTGATGTACGACACCATCATGCTGGCGCGAACCTGCATCGAGAAATCCGGCGTGACCAACAAGCCGGACGATCTCGCCGCCGACCGCGAGCGGATCAAGGATTGCCTTGCGCAGGTGAAGAACGTGCCTGGCATTGCCGGCCCGATGTCGTTCAATGCCGACGGCGATGCCCAGCTGCTGCCGACCGTGCTGGTCGCCAAGGGTGGCAAGTGGGAGGCGATCAGGGATTAG
- a CDS encoding amidohydrolase — MAPSAGHGLCMIHPDTILHNGRIHTVDAKDRVAEAVAIRGDTILAVGSSKDMLDLAGPGTRKVDLDGRAAVPGFFDGHPHMDGVGIRFLKPSFDGAKSIDDVLAVLEREVAQRKRGEWIVCNPIASEPEAFAFPAALREGRWPDRTDLDKVAPDNPVYIEPPGLIAPGFAIANSAAIRLAGITAATEVPAGVEIDLDDKGQPTGIFRDFNFPKVMPDTYGTIRGKRALFPMIPAMDQAYMNRAVEAGMHAFNRAGVTAIYEGHGIPKPQQIAYVDLWQRRKLSVRTYFVVAFPQPFFLDTGKGQRLIDETALYAAGEGFGDDLLRFGGLGYSFDSATAIGACLMREPYVGARGYAWTGVQHTPDEAFLDGLFRAARANLRVQVQCAGGGAIDKVLAMFETIDREIPILGKRWAIEHCQFPTAENMATCRRLGVVATTTTNFLWNYDSVYLRSFGERMAADAVPLRDWIDGGVMISQSTDGRPYDPIFTLWQSLARKGGVTGHTFGLPRQKITRNEALRMATYNAAYAAFWEHRTGSIEPGKLADIAILSQDIMVIDEDRIPETKVLTTLLGGKPVHDSGLF, encoded by the coding sequence ATGGCCCCCTCGGCCGGCCATGGTCTGTGCATGATCCATCCCGACACCATTCTCCACAACGGCCGCATCCATACCGTCGACGCAAAGGACCGGGTTGCCGAAGCCGTGGCGATCCGCGGCGACACGATTCTGGCCGTCGGCTCATCCAAGGACATGCTCGATCTCGCAGGGCCAGGCACGCGCAAGGTCGATCTCGATGGTCGCGCCGCGGTGCCGGGCTTCTTTGACGGCCATCCGCACATGGATGGCGTCGGCATCCGCTTCCTGAAGCCCTCGTTCGACGGCGCGAAGTCGATCGACGACGTGCTGGCAGTGCTCGAGCGCGAGGTCGCACAGCGCAAGCGCGGGGAATGGATCGTCTGCAATCCGATCGCAAGCGAGCCCGAGGCCTTCGCCTTTCCGGCCGCACTGCGCGAAGGCCGCTGGCCCGATCGCACCGATCTCGACAAGGTCGCGCCGGACAACCCCGTTTATATCGAGCCGCCCGGGCTGATCGCGCCGGGCTTTGCCATCGCCAATTCCGCCGCGATCCGGCTCGCCGGCATCACGGCCGCAACCGAGGTGCCGGCCGGTGTCGAGATCGATCTCGATGACAAGGGCCAGCCGACCGGCATCTTCCGCGACTTCAATTTTCCCAAGGTGATGCCCGACACCTACGGCACCATCCGCGGCAAGCGTGCGCTGTTCCCGATGATCCCCGCGATGGATCAGGCATACATGAACCGCGCCGTCGAAGCCGGCATGCACGCCTTCAACCGCGCCGGCGTCACCGCGATCTATGAAGGCCACGGCATTCCGAAGCCGCAGCAGATCGCCTATGTCGATCTCTGGCAGCGCCGCAAATTGTCAGTGCGCACCTACTTCGTGGTTGCCTTTCCGCAGCCGTTCTTTCTCGATACCGGGAAGGGACAGAGGCTGATCGACGAGACCGCGCTTTATGCCGCGGGCGAAGGTTTCGGCGACGATTTATTGCGCTTCGGCGGGCTCGGCTATTCCTTCGACAGCGCGACCGCGATCGGCGCCTGCCTGATGCGCGAGCCCTATGTCGGCGCCCGCGGCTATGCCTGGACTGGCGTGCAGCATACCCCTGATGAAGCCTTTCTCGACGGCCTGTTCCGCGCGGCGCGCGCCAACCTTCGCGTCCAGGTGCAGTGCGCCGGCGGCGGCGCGATCGACAAGGTGCTGGCGATGTTCGAGACCATCGACCGCGAAATCCCGATTCTCGGCAAGCGCTGGGCGATCGAGCATTGCCAGTTTCCGACCGCCGAGAACATGGCGACCTGCCGCCGCCTCGGCGTGGTCGCAACCACGACCACCAACTTCCTGTGGAACTACGACAGCGTCTATCTGCGCAGCTTCGGCGAGAGGATGGCGGCCGATGCCGTGCCGTTGCGCGACTGGATCGATGGCGGCGTGATGATCTCGCAATCGACCGACGGCCGGCCTTATGACCCGATTTTCACCTTGTGGCAGAGCCTGGCGCGCAAGGGCGGCGTCACCGGCCACACCTTCGGCCTGCCCCGCCAGAAAATCACCCGAAATGAGGCGCTGCGGATGGCAACCTATAACGCCGCCTATGCCGCATTCTGGGAGCACCGCACAGGTTCGATCGAGCCCGGCAAGCTCGCCGACATCGCGATCCTGTCGCAGGACATCATGGTGATCGACGAGGACCGCATCCCCGAGACGAAAGTGCTGACGACCCTGCTCGGCGGCAAGCCTGTCCACGACAGCGGTTTGTTTTGA
- the hpaH gene encoding 2-oxo-hept-4-ene-1,7-dioate hydratase has product MLTEKERAQAADILMEAERTRKPALQLSKTFANIEVEDSYAIQSEVTRRKIAQGRRLIGHKVGLTSKAMQASSQIDEPDYGHLLDDMMLADGAKVPHANYCVPRVEPELAFVLGSPLKGPGVGLLDVLRATEYVVPAIEIIDARVQNPRKIMDTVADNGAAAGIILGGRPVKPTEVDLRWVGAIFYRNSEIEETGLAAGVLGHPAMGIAWLANKVGRFGTVLEPGHIMLSGSFTRPVWADKGDTLHADFGPLGAVAVQFT; this is encoded by the coding sequence ATGCTGACCGAGAAAGAACGCGCCCAGGCCGCCGATATCCTGATGGAGGCCGAGCGGACGCGCAAACCGGCGCTGCAGCTTTCAAAAACCTTTGCGAATATCGAGGTCGAGGATTCCTATGCGATCCAGAGCGAGGTGACCCGGCGCAAGATCGCGCAGGGGCGCCGCCTGATCGGTCACAAGGTCGGCCTGACATCGAAGGCGATGCAGGCGTCCTCGCAGATCGACGAACCCGACTACGGCCATCTGCTCGATGACATGATGCTGGCTGATGGTGCGAAGGTGCCGCATGCCAATTACTGCGTGCCGCGCGTCGAGCCGGAGCTCGCCTTCGTGCTGGGAAGCCCGTTGAAGGGGCCCGGCGTCGGGCTGCTCGACGTGCTGCGCGCGACCGAATATGTCGTGCCCGCGATCGAGATCATCGACGCGCGGGTGCAGAACCCGCGCAAGATCATGGATACGGTCGCCGACAACGGGGCTGCCGCCGGCATCATCCTCGGCGGCCGCCCGGTGAAGCCGACCGAGGTCGACCTGCGCTGGGTCGGTGCGATCTTTTATCGCAACTCCGAGATCGAGGAGACCGGGCTTGCCGCCGGTGTGCTCGGCCACCCCGCGATGGGCATCGCCTGGCTTGCCAACAAGGTCGGACGTTTCGGCACCGTGCTCGAACCGGGCCACATCATGCTGTCCGGCTCATTCACAAGGCCGGTCTGGGCCGATAAAGGTGATACGTTGCACGCCGACTTCGGGCCGCTGGGCGCCGTGGCCGTGCAGTTCACCTAA
- a CDS encoding HpcH/HpaI aldolase/citrate lyase family protein, producing MQTPQNTFKRRLLAGELQIGLWCSLGSNIAAEIIGDAGFDWVLLDTEHAPNEPPDVLAQLQAFAVGTAQVVVRPAWNDAVLIKRLLDIGAQTLLIPFVQNAEEARRAVAACRYPPAGIRGITTGGRAARFGRATSYLKEADQQVCVLVQAETLGAIDRIPEIAAVDGVDGIFVGPSDLSASMGHIGNPLHPDVQRAIEVAARRIHDAGKVSGILTPVEADARRYIEWGYRFAAVGTDIGLLAKSTDALAAAFRKK from the coding sequence ATGCAGACCCCGCAGAATACATTCAAGCGCCGCCTGCTGGCCGGCGAATTGCAGATCGGCCTGTGGTGCAGCCTCGGCAGCAATATCGCGGCCGAGATCATCGGCGATGCCGGGTTCGACTGGGTGCTGCTCGACACCGAACATGCGCCGAACGAGCCGCCTGACGTGCTGGCCCAGCTCCAGGCCTTCGCGGTCGGCACCGCGCAGGTGGTGGTGCGCCCGGCCTGGAACGACGCGGTCCTGATCAAGCGGCTGCTCGACATCGGCGCGCAGACCCTGCTCATTCCCTTCGTGCAGAACGCCGAGGAGGCGCGGCGCGCGGTCGCGGCCTGCCGCTATCCGCCGGCCGGCATCCGCGGCATCACGACCGGCGGCCGCGCTGCCCGCTTTGGCCGCGCCACCTCGTATTTGAAGGAAGCGGACCAGCAGGTCTGTGTTCTCGTGCAGGCGGAAACGCTCGGCGCGATCGACCGCATCCCGGAGATCGCCGCGGTCGACGGCGTCGACGGCATCTTCGTCGGACCGTCCGATCTCAGCGCGTCGATGGGCCACATCGGCAATCCGCTGCATCCGGACGTGCAGCGTGCCATCGAAGTGGCGGCGCGGCGAATCCACGACGCCGGCAAGGTTTCCGGCATCCTGACGCCGGTCGAAGCGGATGCGCGGCGCTATATCGAGTGGGGCTATCGCTTCGCCGCCGTCGGCACCGACATCGGGCTGCTCGCGAAAAGCACGGACGCGCTTGCCGCCGCTTTCAGGAAGAAGTGA
- a CDS encoding N-acyl homoserine lactonase family protein, which produces MIDWSIWTFQFAEGRLPLDFVRGTPVASNQGTTAVPMIFSLLQSSGGERILVDTGFASGASMTGPGFKDFVRSDEILVRHGLAASEIDTLLLTHLHFDHAGNLDAFPNARIFVQRHEYESWKQVLARYGSGGVTKDRWVFSSLDADNFRALDAAIAQGRVTFLDGDHRLADGIICRLARDTHSFGIQWLEVETSAGAFALAGDVCYSYFCAERMWPPGYLQGNPWTMIEAIERIKQVAGDDLARLLPGHDMEIFARHRSGVSQGVKVAELHLASGHRSLIR; this is translated from the coding sequence ATGATCGACTGGAGCATCTGGACTTTTCAGTTTGCGGAAGGACGTCTGCCGCTCGACTTCGTGCGCGGCACGCCGGTCGCGAGCAATCAGGGCACCACGGCCGTTCCCATGATCTTCTCGCTGCTGCAATCGTCAGGCGGCGAGCGCATCCTGGTCGACACCGGCTTTGCCTCGGGCGCGTCGATGACCGGCCCTGGCTTCAAGGATTTCGTGCGCAGCGACGAAATCCTTGTCCGTCACGGCCTCGCCGCAAGCGAGATCGACACACTGCTGCTGACGCATCTGCATTTCGACCATGCCGGCAATCTCGACGCCTTTCCCAATGCGCGCATCTTCGTGCAGCGCCATGAATATGAGAGCTGGAAACAGGTGCTGGCCCGTTACGGCTCCGGTGGAGTCACCAAGGACCGCTGGGTCTTCTCCTCGCTCGACGCGGACAACTTTCGCGCGCTGGACGCGGCGATCGCGCAGGGGCGCGTGACCTTCCTCGACGGCGACCATCGGCTTGCCGACGGCATCATTTGCCGCCTCGCGCGCGACACCCATAGTTTCGGCATCCAGTGGCTCGAGGTCGAGACGTCGGCCGGCGCCTTCGCGCTCGCAGGCGACGTCTGCTACTCCTATTTCTGCGCCGAACGGATGTGGCCGCCGGGCTACCTGCAGGGCAACCCCTGGACCATGATCGAGGCCATTGAGCGCATCAAGCAGGTGGCCGGCGACGACCTCGCGCGGCTCCTGCCCGGCCACGACATGGAGATCTTCGCGCGCCATCGCTCCGGCGTCTCGCAGGGCGTGAAGGTCGCCGAGCTGCATCTGGCGTCTGGCCACAGGAGTCTCATCCGATGA
- a CDS encoding Rid family hydrolase, whose product MPKKFVTSANAPTTGFTDLQKPPPIAQAIRFGNMLFVSGQGPLDPATKTVVEGDIEVQTRRTLDNLLSVLEAGGATLANVVNMRVILRDVADFPRFNEVFRSYFENDRVTRTCVGGTPHRKGVNVEIDCIAMFD is encoded by the coding sequence ATGCCCAAGAAATTCGTCACCTCGGCCAACGCACCGACCACGGGCTTTACCGATCTGCAGAAGCCGCCGCCGATCGCGCAGGCGATCCGCTTCGGCAACATGCTGTTCGTCTCGGGGCAGGGGCCGCTCGATCCCGCGACCAAGACGGTGGTGGAAGGCGACATCGAGGTTCAGACGCGCCGCACGCTGGACAATCTGCTCAGCGTGCTGGAGGCCGGCGGCGCCACGCTCGCCAACGTGGTCAACATGCGCGTGATCCTGCGCGACGTCGCCGACTTCCCGCGCTTCAACGAGGTGTTCCGCAGCTATTTCGAGAACGACCGCGTGACGCGGACCTGCGTCGGCGGCACCCCGCACCGCAAGGGTGTCAACGTCGAGATCGACTGCATCGCGATGTTCGATTGA
- a CDS encoding ABC transporter ATP-binding protein, with product MTAPLLSVSNLTSGYGDVQVLWGIDLHVGEGEAVCLVGSNGAGKSTLLRTLSGLLRARAGRIEFQGEDITNRTPRQILGHGIVHVPEGRRLFGPMNVVDNLLTGAYLRSDRAAIRHDLDRMLTLFPILAERRYQAAGTLSGGEQQMCAIARGIMSAPKLLMIDELSLGLAPKIVDHLGAALRQIMAEGLSLLLVEQDVATAFELTSRGVVVDSGRVRISGPTEELSVNPMVQQTYMGIA from the coding sequence ATGACCGCGCCACTGCTCAGCGTCAGCAATCTCACGTCCGGCTACGGCGATGTCCAGGTTCTGTGGGGGATCGACCTTCACGTCGGCGAAGGCGAAGCGGTCTGCCTGGTCGGCTCGAACGGCGCGGGAAAGAGCACGCTGCTGCGCACGCTCTCCGGCCTCCTGCGCGCCCGCGCCGGGCGGATCGAATTCCAGGGCGAGGACATCACCAACCGGACTCCGCGGCAGATCCTGGGCCACGGCATCGTGCATGTGCCGGAGGGACGCCGCCTGTTCGGGCCGATGAACGTGGTCGACAACCTCCTGACCGGCGCCTATCTGCGCAGCGACCGCGCCGCGATCCGGCACGACCTCGACCGCATGCTGACGCTGTTTCCGATCCTGGCCGAGCGCCGCTATCAGGCCGCGGGCACGCTGTCGGGCGGCGAGCAGCAGATGTGCGCGATCGCGCGCGGCATCATGAGCGCTCCCAAACTTCTGATGATCGACGAGCTGTCGCTGGGGCTGGCGCCGAAGATCGTCGATCACCTCGGCGCGGCGTTACGCCAGATCATGGCGGAAGGCCTGTCGCTGCTGCTGGTGGAGCAGGATGTCGCGACCGCCTTCGAGCTGACCAGCCGCGGCGTCGTCGTCGATTCCGGCCGCGTCAGGATCTCTGGGCCGACCGAGGAGCTGTCGGTCAACCCGATGGTCCAGCAGACCTATATGGGGATTGCGTGA
- a CDS encoding 3-hydroxybutyryl-CoA dehydratase, whose amino-acid sequence MQQLPVVKLQEIAKELAESGKRVKVLWQEPGSLAFVARGREYRSEFHINGSDEVTYMIKGTMNLHYRTPEGKEEICVIPEGSTNWMPPGVPHSPRFPPDAFALIIERQRHADEIDKFHWYCQSCGNFLHEETFVVSDYRADPVSQAYKRFFDNEDARTCKKCGTVMPNALVPASRSS is encoded by the coding sequence ATGCAGCAGCTTCCGGTCGTGAAACTCCAGGAGATCGCCAAAGAACTCGCCGAGAGCGGCAAGCGCGTGAAGGTGCTTTGGCAGGAGCCGGGTTCGCTCGCCTTCGTCGCCCGCGGCCGCGAATACCGCAGCGAATTCCACATCAACGGCAGCGACGAAGTCACCTACATGATCAAGGGGACGATGAACCTGCATTACCGCACCCCGGAGGGGAAGGAAGAGATCTGCGTGATCCCGGAAGGCTCGACCAATTGGATGCCGCCCGGCGTGCCGCATTCGCCGCGCTTTCCGCCCGACGCCTTTGCGCTGATCATCGAGCGCCAGCGCCACGCCGACGAAATCGACAAGTTCCACTGGTACTGCCAGAGCTGCGGCAACTTCCTGCACGAGGAAACCTTCGTGGTCAGCGACTATCGCGCCGACCCGGTGTCGCAGGCCTACAAGCGCTTCTTCGACAACGAGGACGCGCGCACCTGCAAGAAATGCGGCACGGTGATGCCGAATGCGCTAGTACCCGCTTCCCGAAGTTCGTGA
- a CDS encoding 2-hydroxymuconic semialdehyde dehydrogenase, with amino-acid sequence MNQAISGVGTAHPLLSNFIDGRFVDAGTRTFENRNPVNGDLVNLVREADASAVDAAVAAARRALKGPWGRTSEQERAVLLRKVADGIMRRFDEFLAAEVRDTGKPASLASHIDIPRGAANFNVFADQILTLSTETFRMATPDGAGALNYAIRVPRGVIAVVCPWNLPLLLMTWKVAPALACGNAVVVKPSEETPTTATLLGEVMNEAGIPQGVYNVVHGFGPGSTGEFLTRHPGVDGITFTGETATGTAIMKAAAEHVRPVSFELGGKNAAVVFADCNLDKAIEGTMRSVFANCGQVCLGTERVYVERPIFDAFVERLKAAAAKLKLGDPFDKATTMGPLISQEHRRKVLSFYDKAKAAGANVVIGGGAPKLDAPFAEGSFIEPTIWTGLPETSSVVRDEIFGPCCHIAPFDSEEEAVTRANDSRYGLATSIWTENLTRAHRVAAQIEVGITWVNSWFLRDLRTPFGGSKQSGIGREGGVHSMEFYTELRNVCIKL; translated from the coding sequence ATGAACCAAGCCATATCCGGGGTAGGAACCGCCCATCCGCTGCTCTCCAACTTCATCGACGGGCGCTTTGTCGACGCAGGCACGCGCACCTTCGAGAACCGCAATCCGGTCAATGGCGATCTGGTCAATCTCGTTCGCGAGGCGGATGCGTCCGCGGTCGACGCGGCGGTGGCTGCCGCGCGCCGCGCGCTGAAAGGACCGTGGGGACGGACCAGCGAGCAGGAGCGGGCGGTCCTGCTGCGCAAGGTCGCCGACGGCATCATGCGCCGGTTCGACGAATTCCTCGCCGCCGAGGTCCGCGACACCGGCAAGCCGGCCTCGCTCGCCTCGCATATCGACATCCCCAGGGGGGCGGCCAATTTCAACGTCTTTGCCGATCAGATCCTGACGCTCTCGACCGAGACGTTCCGGATGGCGACGCCTGATGGCGCGGGTGCACTCAACTACGCGATCCGCGTGCCGCGCGGCGTCATTGCCGTGGTCTGTCCGTGGAATCTGCCGCTGCTCCTGATGACCTGGAAGGTTGCGCCGGCGCTCGCCTGCGGCAACGCCGTCGTCGTGAAGCCGTCGGAGGAAACGCCGACCACCGCGACGCTGCTCGGCGAGGTGATGAACGAGGCCGGCATCCCGCAAGGCGTCTACAACGTCGTCCATGGTTTTGGGCCCGGCAGCACCGGTGAATTCCTGACCCGGCATCCCGGCGTCGACGGCATCACCTTCACCGGCGAGACCGCGACCGGGACTGCGATCATGAAAGCGGCGGCCGAGCATGTGCGCCCGGTGTCATTCGAATTGGGCGGCAAGAACGCTGCGGTCGTGTTCGCCGACTGCAACCTCGACAAGGCGATCGAAGGCACGATGCGCTCGGTGTTCGCCAATTGCGGCCAGGTCTGCCTCGGCACGGAGCGAGTCTATGTCGAGCGGCCGATCTTCGATGCCTTTGTCGAAAGGCTCAAAGCGGCGGCCGCGAAGCTGAAGCTCGGCGATCCCTTTGACAAGGCCACCACCATGGGGCCGCTGATCAGCCAGGAGCACCGCCGCAAGGTGCTGTCGTTCTACGACAAGGCGAAAGCAGCGGGCGCCAATGTCGTGATCGGCGGCGGCGCGCCGAAACTGGATGCGCCGTTCGCCGAAGGCTCCTTCATCGAGCCGACGATCTGGACCGGACTGCCGGAAACCTCGTCGGTCGTCCGCGACGAGATCTTTGGCCCCTGCTGTCATATCGCGCCGTTCGACAGCGAGGAGGAGGCGGTCACGCGCGCCAACGACAGCCGCTATGGACTGGCGACCTCGATCTGGACCGAGAATCTGACGCGGGCGCACCGCGTCGCCGCGCAAATCGAGGTCGGCATCACCTGGGTGAATTCCTGGTTCCTGCGCGACCTCAGAACGCCGTTCGGCGGCTCCAAGCAGTCCGGCATCGGGCGCGAGGGCGGCGTCCACTCCATGGAGTTCTACACCGAGCTCCGCAACGTTTGCATCAAGCTCTGA
- a CDS encoding DUF1989 domain-containing protein, with the protein MRQGNDVLTADRLVYDYILPAKTGCLAFVAPGEILRITDLAGLQVVDMAVFNRANPRDKLSTSYSRTRYKPAPGQKFVPRDKLVPGDILLSTICTPLMKITADSAMRVGVHDVHHRMCNRELYEYYGHPGRRGCHEVIADLMAPFALLPEDIPDTMDLFMNYYHDCGRGHWVIEPGVTKPGDFIEFEAICDCIVALSNCPMDVIAPVNGSTCSPVHVQVAER; encoded by the coding sequence ATGAGGCAAGGAAACGACGTGCTCACAGCCGATCGGCTGGTCTACGACTACATCCTTCCCGCCAAGACCGGCTGCCTCGCCTTCGTCGCGCCGGGCGAGATCCTGCGCATCACCGACCTCGCGGGACTGCAGGTGGTCGACATGGCCGTGTTCAACCGCGCCAATCCGCGCGACAAGCTCTCGACCTCCTATTCGCGCACGCGCTACAAGCCCGCACCGGGACAAAAGTTCGTGCCACGCGACAAGCTCGTGCCCGGCGACATCCTGTTGTCGACGATCTGCACGCCCTTGATGAAGATCACCGCCGACAGCGCGATGCGCGTCGGCGTGCACGACGTGCACCACCGGATGTGCAACCGCGAGCTTTACGAATACTACGGCCATCCCGGCCGCCGCGGCTGCCACGAGGTGATCGCCGATCTGATGGCCCCGTTCGCCCTGTTGCCCGAAGACATCCCCGACACGATGGACCTGTTCATGAACTACTACCACGACTGCGGGAGAGGTCATTGGGTGATCGAGCCGGGCGTGACGAAGCCCGGCGACTTCATCGAGTTCGAGGCGATCTGCGACTGCATCGTCGCACTGTCGAATTGCCCGATGGACGTGATCGCGCCGGTCAACGGATCGACCTGCAGCCCGGTTCATGTCCAGGTCGCGGAGCGCTGA
- a CDS encoding ABC transporter ATP-binding protein, with protein sequence MTALLELRNVCRSFGGVRAIHNVSLKLEPGQIVGLIGPNGAGKSTLVNIITGVHPASSGEILHKGEPIQHLKPFQISARGIARTFQVVQPFPAMTVVENVMAGAMFAAGIKSMEEARKVAMEHLAFTGLAVLADRPAEQLTLAFRKRLELAKGLAMNPHILLLDEVNAGLNSAEIEQALGLIRAIAARGISIVIIEHLLKVVTGLCSRIIVLHHGELIADDPAADVIRDPRVIEAYLGSRFAERQMVRQ encoded by the coding sequence ATGACGGCCTTGCTCGAACTCAGGAACGTCTGCCGCTCCTTCGGCGGCGTGCGCGCCATCCATAATGTCTCGCTCAAGCTCGAGCCCGGCCAGATCGTCGGGCTGATCGGCCCGAACGGCGCCGGAAAGAGCACGCTGGTCAACATCATCACCGGCGTGCATCCGGCAAGCTCCGGCGAAATCCTGCACAAGGGCGAGCCCATTCAGCATCTGAAGCCGTTCCAGATCTCGGCGCGCGGCATCGCCCGCACCTTCCAGGTGGTGCAGCCTTTCCCCGCGATGACTGTGGTCGAAAACGTGATGGCGGGCGCGATGTTTGCCGCCGGCATCAAGTCCATGGAGGAAGCGCGCAAGGTAGCGATGGAGCATCTCGCCTTCACCGGCCTTGCGGTGCTCGCCGACCGCCCCGCCGAGCAACTGACGCTCGCCTTTCGCAAGCGGCTCGAGCTCGCCAAGGGCCTCGCCATGAACCCGCATATCCTGCTGCTCGACGAGGTCAACGCCGGGCTGAACTCGGCCGAGATCGAGCAGGCGCTCGGCCTGATCCGTGCGATTGCCGCGCGCGGCATCTCGATCGTCATCATCGAGCACCTCCTGAAAGTCGTGACCGGCCTGTGCAGCCGCATCATCGTCCTGCATCATGGCGAGCTGATCGCCGACGATCCCGCCGCCGACGTGATCCGCGATCCCCGCGTGATCGAGGCCTATCTCGGCTCCCGCTTCGCCGAACGGCAGATGGTGCGTCAATGA